Below is a window of Planctomycetes bacterium MalM25 DNA.
TGACCCTTGGCTTGCTAGGCCCGGTCTCGCGCCGTCGCCGCTAAGCCTCAGCCACCGTTCGTCGCGCGGACGCAGAACAACTCGGTCTGGCTGCGCAACACGAGCGAACCGTCCGACACGGCGGGCGTCGACCAGAAGCGGCCGGGCAGCTCGTTCTGGCGGAGCACCTCGTACTCGGCGCCCGGGGCGAGGACGTGCGTCTGGCCCCGCTCGTCCAGGATGTGGACAGCGCCGTTCACGCCGAAGGGCGAAGCCCAGATGACCGCGGCGCCGGGCAGGCGTTTGCGGTAGCTCTCCTCGCCGGTCGCGGCGTCGTGAACACGGATCACCCCGCCGCGCCGCTCGGGCACGTAGATCTGGCCCTCGTAGACCAAAGGCGAGGAGATGCCGACCGCGCCGCGGACGTTCATCCAGACGAGGCCGTTGGCCTTCGCCGAGTCGGCGTCGCCCGGGTCGATCGTCCCCGCCGCGCCGGCGCGGACGGCGAACAGCCCGCCCGGTGTGCCGCCCCGGCTGACGCGGTTCTCGCTGCCGAGGTAGAGCGTGTCCCCCACAGCGGTGGCGGTCGCCGAGCTCCGCCCGCCGATCGGCAGGTTCCACAGCTCGTCGCCGGTCGCCGGGTCGTAGGAACGGACCGTCTTGCCGCCGAGGACGACCTCGGTTCTTTGCGAGTTGCGCCAGACGGTGGGCGTCGACCAGTTGGACTGCTCGTCGGGCCGCTCGGCGCGCCAAGCCTCGTCGCCGGTGGCGGCGTCCAGCGCCACGACAAACGACGCCTCCCGGTTGTCGATCTGCAAGACGAGCTTGCCGTCGACCAGGACGGGGCTGCTCGAGGCGCCCCAGTCGTTGTTCATCGGGTAGACGCCCAGGTCCTTAGACCAGACCGGTTCGCCGCTCAGGTCGTAGCAGAACAGGCCGTTCATGCCGAAGTAGGCGTAGACGCGCTCGCCGTCGGTGACCGGGGTCTCGCTGGCGTAGGTGTTGTCGCGGTGGGTCGGTTCGGAGGGGGGGCCGGTCTTGGCGACCCGCTTCCAGAGGCGAGCGCCGCTCGCCAAGTCGTAGCAGTGCACCTCGAAGGTCAGATCGTCCCCGTCCGCAGGGACGGTGGTGGTGAGCAGCACCTTGCCGGCGACGACGATCGGCGCCGACCAGCCGTCGCCCGGGACGTCGATCCGCCAGGCGAGGTTGGAGTCCTCGTCCCACGTGGCGGGGACCGCTTCACCGAGCGCCAGGCCGTTGCCCGCGGGTCCGCGGAACTGGGGCCAGTCGGCGGCGGCCGACAGAGGAGTAAGGGTCAGCAGGGCGGCCAAGAGGCGTGTCGTCATCGCGTTCGCTTCCCGTTGCTTGTTGGAGATGGCTGCTCGCACCGGACGAGCCTACCGCGGATCGACCCAGGCGTCGAACAACGGTCCAGGCGCGGCGGGGCGGGGCGGCTAAGATGACGCCCTCCTTCTGTTATTCAACCGGCCGACGGCGCCCGAGGCCCCGATGTTTTCCCTCACGCTCTGGCTCGGCCCCGTCGCCGCCCTGTTGGTTGGTTCGGCGGTCGGCACGACGGAGCTCGGATCGGCCGCCGCGGTGACGGCCGGCGTGGCGACCCTCTGCGCCGTCTGGTGGGTCACCGAGCCGATCCCGATCCCGGCGACCTCGCTCATCCCGTTGGCGATGTTCCCCGTCACGGGAGTCGTCTCTTCCGGCGACGTCGGCAAGGCGTACGGCCACCCGCTCATCCTGCTGCTGCTCGGCGGGTTCATCCTCTCCACCGCGTTGGAACGCTGCGGCGTCCACCGGCGGCTCGCGTTGGCGATGGTGCGGCTCTGCACGCACGGCCCGGGCGCGCTGTTCGGCGTGAGCGACCGAACGTTGCCAGAGAAGCCCGTCACGGGACGGCGACTCGTGATCGGCTTCATGGCGGCTTCGGCCGCTATCAGCATGTGGGTCTCGAACGCGGCGACCACGCTGATGCTGTTGCCGATCGCCGCCGCCACGCTCGAGAAGAGCCGTGACTCGCGCCTCCGCGTGGCGCTCCTGTTGGGCATCGCTTACGCGGCAAGCGTCGGCGGCGTCGGCACACCGATTGGCACCCCGCCGAACGTGATCTGCATGCAAGAGTACCAGGCGCTCACCGGCGAGGAGCCGACCTTCGCCCAGTGGATGACCTGGGGCGTGCCGGTCGCGGCGACCATGATCCCGGTCATCGCGCTGTGGCTCACCCGCAACCTGGGCGGCGCCGCCGAGATCGACCTGCCCGAGAGCGGCCCCTGGCGCCCCGCCGAGTGGCGCACGCTCGCGGTGTTCGGCGTGACGGCGCTGCTGTGGGTCACGCGCAAGGAACCGTTCGGGGGGTGGAGCGGCTACTGGGAACTGCCCGGAGCGACCGACGCCACGGTCGCGTTGCTGGCGGTCGTGGTCCTGTTCATGATCCCCAACGGCGAACCGCCCGAGACGCCCGACGGCCCCCTGCCTCGGTTGCTCGACTGGGAGACCGCCGCGCGCATCCCTTGGGGCATGCTCCTGCTGTTCAGCGGCGGCATGGTGCTCGCCGCGGCGTTCAAGGCGTCGGGGCTCAGCACGGCGCTGGGTGAGGCGATGGGCGGGCTCGCCGCGTTGCCCACGCCCGTGCTGATCGCCGGGCTCTGCCTGATGGTCACGTTCATGACCGAGGTCACCAGCAACACGGCGACCACCGCCCTGCTGATGCCGCTGCTGGGCGCCACGGCCCAAGCGAGCGACCTCGACCCGCGGCTGCTGATGTTCCCCGCGGCGGTCAGCGCGAGCTTCGCCTTTATGCTGCCGGTTGCTACGGTGCCCAACGCCGCGGTCTACGGAGCCGGTGTCGCCACGCGCGACATGGCCCGCGAGGGCTTCGTGCTGAACCTCCTGGGCGTGGTGGTGGTGACAGTCTTGGGGAGTCTGTTGCTGTCGTGAGGCCGTTCGTAGGGGCGCCCGAGGCTAGCGCCTGCGGCTCACTCAATCCCTTGCCTTGAGCCGCAGGCGCTAGCCTCGGGCGCCCACGCTATACTGAGCCTTCACCACCCGTTCCCCGCAGCCTCACCTCCCGCCGACAGGAGCCCCCGCCATGCCGGTCCCGATGGAACTCTCGCGGATCATCATCAGCGAGATCAACGACCAGCAGGTGGTCTACCTGAAGGAGATCGACGGCGAGCGGACGTTCCCGATCCTGATCGGCTACTACGAGGCGAAGAGCATCGAGCGGCACGTGAAGCAGGAGGAGACCGCCCGGCCGCTCACGCACGACCTGCTGGTCTCCGCGATCGAGGAGCTGGGGGGCGAGCCGCAGGACGTGCTGATCACCGAGCTGCGCGAGCACGTCTACTACGCGCGCCTGCGGATCCGCCAGGAGGGCGAGCTGGTCGAGGTCGACGCCCGCCCGAGCGACGCCCTCGCCGTCGCCGTCACGTGCGACCCGCCGCTGCCGGTCTTCGTGAGCGAGGACGTGCTGAACGACGTGATGCGCGAGCAGGACGGGGAGTGAGAACGCCCAAGGGGCGATTTACTCCGTCACGGCCGCTCCGTACGCGTCGACCATTGGCGGTTCGACGACGCCCTTCATCGCCTCGTCGATCGTGAGTTGCAGTTCGGCGGCGGCCGCCAGGTCCTCGAGCTGCCAGTCGTCTCTCCCGATCCGCTCCTCCTTCAGCGGCTTGGCGCCAAGGCGGTAGAGGCGGCCGTCGCGGAAGAGCTTGTGGGTCTTGTTCACCGCGAAGACGCTCCGCTCGAACGACTCCTTGCCGACGCCCGGGCGGGGGTCGTACCAGAAGAAGGCCGCGTCGCGCGTCGGGCCCTCGTCGCCCGTGAGCTTGGCCGCGAAACTGACACCGTCGAGGGCGTCTCGTGAATGCTTGGCGTCCGCGAGGTCGAGCAGCGTGGGGAAGAAGTCGGACGCGTCGACCAGATCACCCACCACCGCCGGCTGAAAACGCGCCGGGCAGTGGACGATCAGCGGCACGTGGATGCCGGTCTGCGTACACTTCCCCTTGCCCCCTCGGATCGTGCGACCGTCCCGCATCCGCGAGGCGACGAGCTGATCGGTCCCGTTGTCGCAGTAGAACAGCACGATCGTGTTCTCCGCCGCGCCCCGCTCCTCGAGGCCGGCCATCAGCTTGCCGACCGCCGTGTCGGTGTACTCGATCATGTCCGCCGCGTAGGCGGGGTCGTTCTTGGCGGGCCGGTCGGGCGCCCAGTCGGCCGAGTCGGGTGTCGGCTCGAAGGGCGAGTGGGGCAGCGCCATCGGGTAGTAGACGAACCGCGGCCGATCGGCGTGGCGATCGAAGAATTTCAAGATCTTCTCGACCCACACGTCCTCGCCGTACCGGCCCGGGTAGGTGTTCAGTTCGCCGGGCTCGCCGGCGCGGCCTTCGAGCATCGTCGGGTTCGCGTAGCGCGAGCCCTTGTCTTCGGTGTGCAAGGCGTGGAACAGGGCGTACTCGTCGAAGCCGGTCTCCTTGGGGTGCATCCCCTTCGAGCGGCGCTCGGCGGCGCCCGGGAACTCGGGCGGGTCGTAGGAGGTGAGCTGCCACTTGCCGAAGATCCCCGTGGCGTAGCCCGCGTCGGAGAGGGCGTGACCGAAGGTCCGTTCGCCCGGCTTCAGCAGGCCGAACGCCAGCCAGTTGCGGTGGTTGTACCGGCCGGTCATCAGCTGCACCCGCGTCGGTGTGCAGAGGGGCTGCGCGTAGGCCCGCGTGAAGCGGACGCCGTTCTCCGCCAGCCGGTCGAGGTTCGGCGTGCGGTACGACACACCGCCGTAGCAGCCGAGCCCCTCGATCCCCAAGTCATCCGCGAGGATGAGTACGAGGTTGGGCCGTGAGTCCTCCGCAAGGGCGAGCGGCGCCGCGAAGATCAACAAGAGCCCTAGCAGCGTTGCTTTTGGCATCGGTCCGAAGAGGAGAGGAGGCGTCGGTCGTGAACCCGTTAGCGGAGAGTTTACTCCGGGAGCGATCTCGTTGCGCCGTGTCGATGGCCGCGAACAAGCTCACTCCCCTTGGCTTTCCTCACCGCCCGCTCGGGTCCCCATCGCGTGGTAGATGCCGTAATCGATGCCCTGCTGGACGGCGTGGACCGATCCGTCCGACATCAGAAACTGGGCCAAGCCGCCGTGGGCGGCCGAGACGTCGCGGTCGTCGCTGCGGGAGTCGTTGGGTGTGTTGCCCGTGTGGAAGAGGGTCATGTGGCCGTGATCGTCGTCGAGTTCGTTGAGGTCACGGACGCTGGCCGCCCAGGTCGTTTCGTACTCGAAGTGGTTGCCGATCCGCACGCCGGCGCGGAACGGGCCGTTCTGGCGCTCCCCGATCATGAGGGTCTTGGAGAGCCCGTCGGTGATTTTGCGGAGTTCCAAGCGGCTGCCGCGGGCGAAGACGCCGTTGCTGTTGTCGGGGTAGTCATCCAGGTCGAAACGCTCCGAGTCGGGCAGCGAGTCGACGCTCACGCCGAAGTGCTCTTCGTAGGCGGTCGGCTCGCCCGGTTGGAAGCGGGACTCGGTGCCGCTGCCGTAGTTCGCGACGTAGCAACCCATCGCCCACCGCTCGGCGCCCATCTCGATATAACCCGCGGGCGAGATGTCGTCGGTCGGGCAGAGGAAGACCTGGAGGTGCGTCTCGCGGGCGATCTGGTTGCTCGGGTGAAAGACGGGCAGCGAGAAATCGAGCTGGTCGTAGACCGCCTGCTCTTCCATGAACGGGAGGATCCGCGCTCCCCAACCGTGCCCCGACTGGTTGGCGCCGGTCGCCGGGTCGGGCTCGTACTCGTAGCCCGCGGGGAGGTGGCCGAAGGAGCTCTCGTAGTTGTGCATCGCCAGGCCGAATTGCTTCAGGTTGTTCTTGCACTGGCTCAGGCGTGCCGACTCGCGGGCGGCTTGCACCGCCGGCAGCAGCAGGGCGACCAGGATGCCGATAATCGCGATGACGACGAGCAGCTCGACCAGCGTGAAACCGGAGCGATCAACGGGAGGGCGGTTCATCGGGCGGGACATCTTCGGGGTGGGCGTGTTCGTGGGTGTGGGCGCCGGCGGCGAACTCTTGGTGCTGGTGCTCGTGGCCGACGTCGCTGGCGTGCAGGTGGTGGTGGCCGTGCCGGTCCGCTTCCAGGGCGGGGGGCGAGTCAGAGCATCCTAGGCAGCACAGGGCGGCGCCGACAATGAATTTGTACACGCCCATGCCTGCTGAGGAAGGTGACGCTGGGAATCAAGTATGTCAGCTGAATCCATGGTGGGACGACCGCCAAGGGGATCCGAGGCATCCAGAACGGAAACAGGTGTCCGGGGCAGAAGCCGCCTTAATCCCCCGCTTCTCTTGGGGGGACGCAATCGGCTTCGACTAACCCTCCGGCTGAACCTCGACGATCACCACAGAGAAACGCCCCGTATCGGGCTTCGTAACGCCCAACCATTTCTTCATGGTGAGGCGCTCGGGCTCCTGGAACTCGCCGGTGAAGGGGTCGAACCAGGTGATCGTCAGCTCCCTGCCGTGGTACGACTTGGGCAGGTTCACGCCCATCGCGTCGTTCTCCTTCGGCACGTAGTAGACGTACCGGTCCACGCCGTTGTGCAGGCAGAAGCCGCTGTTGCTCATCTTGTCGCCCGCCCGCAGCGCATTCAGATCGTAGTGTTCGACGAGCTTTTGCAGGTGGCGGTAGTACTCGAAGCGGGGGCGTTCGTCCTCCGGCAACTGCTTCCAATCGGGCACGATCACGTTCCACGCCGCCCCCTGCCAGTAGTGCGACGGGTACGTCCCCGCGAAGACGCACTGGTACGCCCGTTCGAGGCAGACCTCCGACGAGGTGTACGCGCCGGTGAAGACGGTGTACGGCCCGCGTTCGTAGCCGCCGTGCTCGATGTTGAGGATCGGCTGGTCGGGGAACTTCTCGCGAACGTTGCGCATCACGTGGTACAGCTCCGACTGCCAGAGCTGCACCGAGATAAAGTCGACCGTCTCCGGGCGCCGCGCGTTGTAGCCGTAATCGTGCACCGTGATGAGCCGCTGGTAGGCGTCGATCTCGCGGAGGTGCTCGATGCGGCTGGTGATGTAGCCGACGTCCGTGTGGCCGTAGCCGAGCGCCTCCTTGGAGATGTCCCAGATGAGGTTCGGGAACGCCTGGTAACGCTTCGCGACGTAGTCGAAGTAGCGGTTGTCTTCGGCCGAGTTCGCCTCGGGCCAGGCGACCCGCTTGTTCCAGACGTAGATCATCAGGTGGGCGGCGATCCCCTCGCGGTCGAGCGCCTCGATCACGCGGTCGAACCGCTTGAAGTACTCGACGTCCAGCACGCCGTGGTCCGGGTTCTCGTTGTCGCCGCCGAAGGGGAAGACGCGGGGCGAGCCGAACTCGTGCTCCGGCTTGAGGCCCGGGTCCTTCGCCCAGTTCACGTCGTACGCGAAGACGTTCAGCACCACCTGGTTGTAGCCGTTCTCGGCGAGGTCGCGGATGAACCGCTCGGCGACCGGCGCGCCGTCGGCGTTCTCCGCGTCGAGCGCGAAGAGCCAGTCGGCCTCGAAGGCGATCGGGTAGTACGCCTCGCCGTTCTCGTAAGCGAGGCGGATGCTCGACTCGGGGTCGATGACGATCCCGCCCCGCCGACCGTCGCGGGCCGGCTCGGCGTTCAGCTCGCCGGCGAGGCCATCGAGCGACGCCACGGACGACGCGGTCGTGTAGGCCCACTCGCCGGCGGCGGGGGGCGTGAAGCGGACGAGGTACTCGCGGCCGCCGTTGTAAAAGCCGGGCACGGTGAGCGTTCTGCCGTCGCTCTTGAAGGTCGCGGAGAAATCGGCCTCGAAGGGCTGATCGCCCGCCGCCTCGACGGTGAAGACCAGATCGACCGGTTCCCACTGGTGGGCCGGCGCGACGCGGCCGGTTGCGTGGGCCTGGCGTTCAACCGCCGACGCGGTCGTAAGGAGGCTCGCAGCGAGCAGCAGGCCGGCAAGACAGCGGAGTGCGGGAGTCATCGGGTGGAATCCAAAGGGGAAGAGGTCGCGTCGTCACGATACCCATGTCGCCGGCGTGGCCTTCACGCCCAACAAGCAAGGTCCTGAGTTGTTCACAGGGGGCCCGGACTGGGGGTGGCCAGAAACCTGCGGTGAGCCGAATTGTTTAGCCGGCGCCCCGCTCAAACCCGAGTGCTACGGACAAAACGGGGGGTTCGCTTCCAACAATCCATGGCGGCGGCTCAGCCGATGACGTCGGCGAACGCGGCCCTTGCCGCCTCGAGCGCCTGGTCGCCCATGGCGCCGTCGACAACGACCGTGACCTCGACCTCACTGGTGCCGATCAGTTCGACGTTGATCTCCGCCTCGCTGAGCGCTCGGAAGATCCGGGCGCCGACGCCCGTGTGGCTCCGCACGCCCACGCCGGTGACCGACAGGATGGCGATGCCCGGCTCGGTTGAAACCGTGCCGCCGTTCTTCGCGGCGAGGCCCTCGACGACCTGCTGAGCGGTCGCCAGGTCGGCCTGCGGAACGGTGAGGCCGAGGTTCGTGTGCCCCTCCTCGCCGATGCTCTGGACGATCAGATCGACCATAACGCCCCGTTCGGCGATCGCCTCGAAGATGGTCGCCGCCACGCCGGGCGTGTCGGGCACGTCGCGCAGTGAGAGGAGTGACTGCGAACCGTCGAGCTCGCAGCCGTCGACCGTGAGCCCCTCCATCGCTTGCAGGCGGGCGATGACCGCGTCGGCGTCGGCGCCGTTGGCTTTCTTGGCGGCGGCGAGCGATTCCTCGAGGGTCGCCGGCGCGGGCGGGGTCTGATCGAGCTCGAACTCACGGTGCACCAGCCGCAGGGCCTCGAGGCCCTGGTTGCGATCGACGAGGCACGAGACCTTGATCTCGCTGGTGGAGATCGCCTGGATGTTGACGCCCGCGTCCGCCAGGGCGCGGAACATCCGCTGCGCGACGCCCGCCTGGTTCGCCATGCCGAGGCCCACAACCGACACCTTGGCGACCGAGTCGCTGTGGCGGACCTCCTTGGCGCCGACGCTGCGTGCCGCCCGTTCGGTGGCGAAGAGGGCCGCCTCGAGCTCGCCGCTGGGCACGGTGAACGAGATGTTCGCCAGGTCGTCGTCGCCCCGGTTCTGAACGATCATGTCGACCGTGATGTTCGCGTCGGCGAGCGCTTGCAGCAGCGCGAAGCTCACGCCCGGCCGGTCGGGCACGCCGGCGACGGTGACGCGGGCCTCGCTCTTGGTGAGCGCGGCGCCGCTGACGGCGCGCTCGGGCGATTCGGGCAGCGGGCCGATGATCGTGCCCGGCGAGTCGGTGAACACGCCCGAGTTCCGCACGTGGATCGGCACGTTGAACTTCTTGCCGAACTCGATCGACCGGCTGTGCATCACGCCCGCGCCGAGGCTCGCCAGCTCCAGCATCTCGTCGTGCGAGACGCAGTCCATCTTCCGCGCGGCGGGCTCGATGCGGGGGTCGGTCGTGAAGACGCCATCGACGTCGGTGTAGATCTCGCACGACTCGGCGCCGAGCACCGCCGCGAGCGCGACCGCCGTCGTGTCGCTGCCGCCCCGGCCGAGCGTGGTGATATTGAGATCCTCATCGATCCCCTGGAAACCGGCGGCGATGACGATGCGGCCCGCGTCGAGGTGCTGGCGCATCCGCTCGGTCGAGATCGACTGGATCCGCGCCTTACCGTGGGCGCTGTCGGTGCGGATACCGATCTGCCCGCCGGTGAGGCTCACCGCCTGCCCGCCGAGGTCGCTGATGGCCATCGCCATCAGCGCGACGCTCACCTGCTCGCCGGTGGAGAGGAGCATGTCCATCTCGCGCGCGGGGGGGGCGTCGCAGACCTGGCCGGCGAGGTCGACCAGGGTGTCGGTGTTCTTGCCCATGGCCGACACGACCATGACGACCTGGTGCCCCTGCTGCTGGGCGCGGAGCGCCCGACGAGCGGCGGCGCGGATCTTCTCGGCGTCGGCCACGCTGGTGCCGCCGAATTTCTGAACAATGAGTGACATCTGCTTTCTTAACCGCCAAGACGCCAGGAGCGCCAAGGGTCGCCAGGAATTGCTATTGGGTTTGAACGATTCTCTTGAAGCCATCCTTCAGGAGGACTTCGTTGAAGTTAACTAACAGCCCGAGGTCGAGTTGGGTCGCTTTCAGATAGTTGAGGACTTGGGCGTGGTGGATCGGGAGCAATGACTCGACCGATTTGAGTTCGACGACGACAAGGCCCCCCACGAGGAAATCGAGACGAGCGTCGCCAACCGGTTGATCCTTATAGCGTAGTTGAATCGGCTTCTCTCTTTCGAACGGCACTTGGCGTAGCGTCAGTTCATGCTCAAGCGACTTCTGATAAACAGATTCCAAGAAACCGGGGCCGAGGTTGCGATGAACCTCTAGCGAAGCCTCGAACACCGCGGAAGCGAGCCGGTCCGATTCTGCACTAGGTTCCCGCATCATGGCGATCCTTGGCGCTCCTGGCGTCTTGGCGGTTTAACCCTTCCCGATGAACCAGTGCATCGCGTCCCAGCCGTTGGGGAAGGCCAGGTCGGAGGCCGCCGCCGTGCCGTCGTGGTAGGCGGTCGCCGTGTCGGGGGTGACGCCGGCGCCCGCCAGGCAGACGGGGACGTCGCCGTGGGTGTGCTTCTTGGTGCTGATATAGGTCGGGTGGTCGGGGCTGACCATCACCCGCCACTCTTCCTGGGAATTGGCGCCCCGGGCGCCGAGTGCCGTGACCAGCGGGCCGACGATCTCGCGGTCGATCGCCTCGATCGCCTTGACCTTCTCGTCCGCGCGGCCCTCGTGCGAAGCCTCGTCGGGGGCCTCGACGTGGACACAGACGAGGTCGTACTTGTCGAGCGCCTCGATCGCGTAGCGGCCCTTGGCGGCGTAGTCGGTGTCGAGGTAGCCGGTCGCGCCGGGGACCTCGATCCGATCCCAGCCCACCAGCGCCGCGATGCCACGGAGCAGGTCGACCGCGGTGATCATGGCGCCCCGCGGGCCGTACTTCTCGGCGAAGGGGGTGAGGCTCGGCGCGCCCCCCTGGCCCCACAGCCAGGCGCTGGTGATCCGTTTCTTGCCCGCCGCCTCACGGGCTCGGTTGACCGGGTGGTCGGCGAAGAGTTTTTCGGTGGCGTCCATCAGCTCCACCAGCGCGTCACCGCCCGGGCCCTTCGGATGGGCGTCGTGGATGACTAGGTCGGTCCAGTCGTGCGGCGCCTCGGTGCGGGTGTCGTTCGTGAAGGGCGCCGACAGCTTGTCACCCCGCCAGAGGAGCAGGTTGCGGTAGCTCACGCCGGGGACGAACTCGAGGGCGCCGTTCCACTTCGGATCGCTGGCGATCTCCTTCTGGGCTGACTTCAGCAGCGCGGTTGACTCCTCGGTGGTCGCGTGCCCCGCCGTGAAGTCAATCATGACCGGGCCCTCGCCGAGGTCGTCGATCGTGACCGTGTTGCAGCGGATCGCCCAATCCCCCGGTGCGAGCGTGATCCCTTGCGCGGCGGCCTCCATTGGGGCGCGGCCGGTGAAGTGCTCGAACGGGTCGTAGCCGAGTAGCGACAGGTTGCCGATCTCGCTGCCGGCGGGGAGCGCCTTCGGCGTGTGGCAGGCCCGCGCAACGACGCCCGATGCGGCGAGCGCGTCGAGGTGTGGCGTGCTGGCCGCCTCGAGCGGCGTCTTCCTGCCGAGCGAAGCCTGCGGCTCATCGGCGGCGCCGTCGGGGATGATGA
It encodes the following:
- a CDS encoding Putative endoglucanase gives rise to the protein MTPALRCLAGLLLAASLLTTASAVERQAHATGRVAPAHQWEPVDLVFTVEAAGDQPFEADFSATFKSDGRTLTVPGFYNGGREYLVRFTPPAAGEWAYTTASSVASLDGLAGELNAEPARDGRRGGIVIDPESSIRLAYENGEAYYPIAFEADWLFALDAENADGAPVAERFIRDLAENGYNQVVLNVFAYDVNWAKDPGLKPEHEFGSPRVFPFGGDNENPDHGVLDVEYFKRFDRVIEALDREGIAAHLMIYVWNKRVAWPEANSAEDNRYFDYVAKRYQAFPNLIWDISKEALGYGHTDVGYITSRIEHLREIDAYQRLITVHDYGYNARRPETVDFISVQLWQSELYHVMRNVREKFPDQPILNIEHGGYERGPYTVFTGAYTSSEVCLERAYQCVFAGTYPSHYWQGAAWNVIVPDWKQLPEDERPRFEYYRHLQKLVEHYDLNALRAGDKMSNSGFCLHNGVDRYVYYVPKENDAMGVNLPKSYHGRELTITWFDPFTGEFQEPERLTMKKWLGVTKPDTGRFSVVIVEVQPEG
- a CDS encoding outer membrane biogenesis protein BamB, which gives rise to MTTRLLAALLTLTPLSAAADWPQFRGPAGNGLALGEAVPATWDEDSNLAWRIDVPGDGWSAPIVVAGKVLLTTTVPADGDDLTFEVHCYDLASGARLWKRVAKTGPPSEPTHRDNTYASETPVTDGERVYAYFGMNGLFCYDLSGEPVWSKDLGVYPMNNDWGASSSPVLVDGKLVLQIDNREASFVVALDAATGDEAWRAERPDEQSNWSTPTVWRNSQRTEVVLGGKTVRSYDPATGDELWNLPIGGRSSATATAVGDTLYLGSENRVSRGGTPGGLFAVRAGAAGTIDPGDADSAKANGLVWMNVRGAVGISSPLVYEGQIYVPERRGGVIRVHDAATGEESYRKRLPGAAVIWASPFGVNGAVHILDERGQTHVLAPGAEYEVLRQNELPGRFWSTPAVSDGSLVLRSQTELFCVRATNGG
- a CDS encoding cofactor-independent phosphoglycerate mutase; its protein translation is MKYAIIIPDGAADEPQASLGRKTPLEAASTPHLDALAASGVVARACHTPKALPAGSEIGNLSLLGYDPFEHFTGRAPMEAAAQGITLAPGDWAIRCNTVTIDDLGEGPVMIDFTAGHATTEESTALLKSAQKEIASDPKWNGALEFVPGVSYRNLLLWRGDKLSAPFTNDTRTEAPHDWTDLVIHDAHPKGPGGDALVELMDATEKLFADHPVNRAREAAGKKRITSAWLWGQGGAPSLTPFAEKYGPRGAMITAVDLLRGIAALVGWDRIEVPGATGYLDTDYAAKGRYAIEALDKYDLVCVHVEAPDEASHEGRADEKVKAIEAIDREIVGPLVTALGARGANSQEEWRVMVSPDHPTYISTKKHTHGDVPVCLAGAGVTPDTATAYHDGTAAASDLAFPNGWDAMHWFIGKG
- the sdcS_1 gene encoding Sodium-dependent dicarboxylate transporter SdcS, with protein sequence MFSLTLWLGPVAALLVGSAVGTTELGSAAAVTAGVATLCAVWWVTEPIPIPATSLIPLAMFPVTGVVSSGDVGKAYGHPLILLLLGGFILSTALERCGVHRRLALAMVRLCTHGPGALFGVSDRTLPEKPVTGRRLVIGFMAASAAISMWVSNAATTLMLLPIAAATLEKSRDSRLRVALLLGIAYAASVGGVGTPIGTPPNVICMQEYQALTGEEPTFAQWMTWGVPVAATMIPVIALWLTRNLGGAAEIDLPESGPWRPAEWRTLAVFGVTALLWVTRKEPFGGWSGYWELPGATDATVALLAVVVLFMIPNGEPPETPDGPLPRLLDWETAARIPWGMLLLFSGGMVLAAAFKASGLSTALGEAMGGLAALPTPVLIAGLCLMVTFMTEVTSNTATTALLMPLLGATAQASDLDPRLLMFPAAVSASFAFMLPVATVPNAAVYGAGVATRDMAREGFVLNLLGVVVVTVLGSLLLS
- the lysC gene encoding Aspartokinase, which gives rise to MSLIVQKFGGTSVADAEKIRAAARRALRAQQQGHQVVMVVSAMGKNTDTLVDLAGQVCDAPPAREMDMLLSTGEQVSVALMAMAISDLGGQAVSLTGGQIGIRTDSAHGKARIQSISTERMRQHLDAGRIVIAAGFQGIDEDLNITTLGRGGSDTTAVALAAVLGAESCEIYTDVDGVFTTDPRIEPAARKMDCVSHDEMLELASLGAGVMHSRSIEFGKKFNVPIHVRNSGVFTDSPGTIIGPLPESPERAVSGAALTKSEARVTVAGVPDRPGVSFALLQALADANITVDMIVQNRGDDDLANISFTVPSGELEAALFATERAARSVGAKEVRHSDSVAKVSVVGLGMANQAGVAQRMFRALADAGVNIQAISTSEIKVSCLVDRNQGLEALRLVHREFELDQTPPAPATLEESLAAAKKANGADADAVIARLQAMEGLTVDGCELDGSQSLLSLRDVPDTPGVAATIFEAIAERGVMVDLIVQSIGEEGHTNLGLTVPQADLATAQQVVEGLAAKNGGTVSTEPGIAILSVTGVGVRSHTGVGARIFRALSEAEINVELIGTSEVEVTVVVDGAMGDQALEAARAAFADVIG
- the xcpT_6 gene encoding Type II secretion system protein G precursor produces the protein MNRPPVDRSGFTLVELLVVIAIIGILVALLLPAVQAARESARLSQCKNNLKQFGLAMHNYESSFGHLPAGYEYEPDPATGANQSGHGWGARILPFMEEQAVYDQLDFSLPVFHPSNQIARETHLQVFLCPTDDISPAGYIEMGAERWAMGCYVANYGSGTESRFQPGEPTAYEEHFGVSVDSLPDSERFDLDDYPDNSNGVFARGSRLELRKITDGLSKTLMIGERQNGPFRAGVRIGNHFEYETTWAASVRDLNELDDDHGHMTLFHTGNTPNDSRSDDRDVSAAHGGLAQFLMSDGSVHAVQQGIDYGIYHAMGTRAGGEESQGE
- the atsA_3 gene encoding Arylsulfatase precursor, translated to MPKATLLGLLLIFAAPLALAEDSRPNLVLILADDLGIEGLGCYGGVSYRTPNLDRLAENGVRFTRAYAQPLCTPTRVQLMTGRYNHRNWLAFGLLKPGERTFGHALSDAGYATGIFGKWQLTSYDPPEFPGAAERRSKGMHPKETGFDEYALFHALHTEDKGSRYANPTMLEGRAGEPGELNTYPGRYGEDVWVEKILKFFDRHADRPRFVYYPMALPHSPFEPTPDSADWAPDRPAKNDPAYAADMIEYTDTAVGKLMAGLEERGAAENTIVLFYCDNGTDQLVASRMRDGRTIRGGKGKCTQTGIHVPLIVHCPARFQPAVVGDLVDASDFFPTLLDLADAKHSRDALDGVSFAAKLTGDEGPTRDAAFFWYDPRPGVGKESFERSVFAVNKTHKLFRDGRLYRLGAKPLKEERIGRDDWQLEDLAAAAELQLTIDEAMKGVVEPPMVDAYGAAVTE